One genomic segment of Pseudonocardia sp. T1-2H includes these proteins:
- a CDS encoding 8-oxoguanine deaminase produces MIIEGAHVVTVTGEEYPDGHVVVEGNRITAVGAGPAPARDGHEVVDARGCLLTPGFVNTHNHLYQWVTRGLAVDATLFEWLTTLYPVWAGIDEHAVHTGASGALARLALTGCTTSTDHHYVFPREGGDVFAAEIRAAQEVGLRFHPCRGSMDLGRKDGGLPPDHVVEDREAVLLASEAAIDRWHDPSPEAMLQVALAPCSPFSVTGDLMRESAELARRRGVRLHTHLAETLDEEDFCRERFGCSPLDYVEGLGWTGADVWFAHSVHLDDPAVKRVGATRTGVAHCPSSNARLGAGIARTRDLRDAGARVGLGVDGAASNEAGSLLEEVRHAVLFARAVGGPTALTVRDGLELATMGGARVLGRETDLGSIEVGKLADLAVWRLDGLGHADVADPVAALVLGSPPPLDLLLVNGRPVVEHDRVVSVDTDSIARECARVHRTLLEKAS; encoded by the coding sequence GTGATCATCGAGGGCGCCCACGTCGTCACCGTGACCGGCGAGGAGTACCCCGACGGGCACGTCGTGGTCGAGGGCAACCGCATCACCGCGGTCGGCGCCGGGCCCGCCCCGGCCCGCGACGGTCACGAGGTCGTCGACGCCCGCGGGTGCCTGCTCACCCCCGGCTTCGTCAACACGCACAACCACCTCTACCAGTGGGTCACCCGCGGGCTCGCGGTCGACGCGACGCTCTTCGAGTGGCTCACCACGCTGTATCCGGTGTGGGCGGGCATCGACGAGCACGCGGTCCACACCGGGGCGAGCGGCGCGCTCGCTCGGCTGGCGCTGACCGGCTGCACCACCAGCACCGACCACCACTACGTGTTCCCCCGTGAGGGCGGCGACGTGTTCGCCGCGGAGATCCGCGCCGCGCAGGAGGTCGGGCTGCGGTTCCACCCCTGCCGCGGGTCGATGGACCTGGGTCGCAAGGACGGCGGGCTGCCGCCCGACCACGTCGTCGAGGACCGCGAGGCCGTCCTGCTGGCGTCGGAGGCCGCGATCGACCGCTGGCACGACCCGTCGCCGGAGGCGATGCTGCAGGTCGCGCTGGCCCCGTGCTCGCCCTTCTCGGTGACCGGCGACCTCATGCGCGAGTCGGCCGAGCTGGCCCGCCGCCGGGGCGTACGGCTGCACACCCACCTCGCCGAGACCCTCGACGAGGAGGACTTCTGTCGGGAGCGGTTCGGCTGCTCCCCGCTGGACTACGTGGAGGGGCTCGGCTGGACCGGCGCCGACGTCTGGTTCGCCCACTCCGTCCACCTCGACGACCCGGCCGTGAAGCGGGTCGGCGCGACCCGGACCGGGGTGGCGCACTGCCCGTCGTCGAACGCACGGCTCGGGGCCGGCATCGCCCGCACCCGGGACCTGCGCGACGCCGGCGCCCGCGTCGGCCTCGGCGTCGACGGCGCCGCGAGCAACGAGGCCGGGAGCCTGCTGGAGGAGGTGCGGCACGCGGTGCTCTTCGCCCGCGCCGTCGGCGGGCCCACCGCACTGACCGTCCGCGACGGGCTGGAGCTGGCCACGATGGGCGGCGCCCGGGTGCTCGGCCGCGAGACCGACCTGGGCTCGATCGAGGTGGGCAAGCTGGCCGACCTCGCCGTCTGGCGGCTCGACGGGCTCGGCCACGCCGACGTCGCCGACCCGGTGGCGGCGCTGGTCCTGGGCTCGCCACCGCCGCTGGACCTGCTGCTCGTGAACGGGCGCCCGGTCGTCGAGCACGACCGCGTCGTCAGCGTCGACACGGATTCGATCGCGCGCGAGTGTGCCCGCGTCCACCGCACCCTGCTGGAGAAGGCGTCATGA
- the uraD gene encoding 2-oxo-4-hydroxy-4-carboxy-5-ureidoimidazoline decarboxylase, producing the protein MTGVPIFDALPAAEAERELLACCSAPRWAREVVAGRPYRTAAALQAAAAAALADADLDAALEGHPRIGDRTAEGTARREQRGVADAPVGVLAALAEGNRAYEERFGHVYLVCASGRSAEDLLATLRSRLGNDPAEERAVALAELAAINRLRLGRLLDRLREEAA; encoded by the coding sequence GTGACGGGGGTCCCGATCTTCGACGCCCTTCCCGCGGCGGAGGCGGAACGGGAGCTGCTGGCCTGCTGCTCGGCGCCCCGGTGGGCTCGGGAGGTCGTCGCGGGGCGGCCCTACCGGACCGCGGCGGCGCTGCAGGCCGCGGCGGCCGCCGCCCTCGCCGACGCCGATCTCGACGCGGCGCTGGAAGGCCACCCGCGGATCGGCGACCGGACCGCCGAGGGGACGGCCCGCCGGGAACAGCGCGGCGTGGCCGACGCGCCGGTCGGGGTCCTCGCCGCCCTCGCCGAGGGCAACCGCGCCTACGAGGAACGATTCGGGCACGTCTACCTGGTCTGTGCGAGCGGCCGCAGCGCCGAGGACCTGCTCGCCACCCTCCGGTCGCGGCTCGGCAACGACCCCGCCGAGGAGCGGGCCGTCGCGCTCGCCGAGCTGGCCGCGATCAACCGGCTGCGGCTGGGCAGGCTGCTGGACCGGTTGCGGGAGGAGGCGGCATGA
- a CDS encoding PucR family transcriptional regulator: MLLRDLVGRADLGLRMLHGDEAALDRPVRWVYTTDLIDPGRYLSGGELVISGLVWRTSEADTERFVGALAKAGVAALAAGAAVFHGIPDDVVQACRRHGVPLVAVPEEVSFAAVTEFVVGSVTAARGDRLAVTVGRQRQLLAAVAGGMGLDAVTAQVGAAIGLTCRVFTATGRALAAGPEPLPESEIDRVVAAFLTAERLPAVVPGPGPVRSVFPVGPASELRPTSWFVVVDGARPEWDQETTETVGELVAVAALDRARRSEGLRVARDIADDAIALVAEGAGERPELPVRLRQAGLDPAHPLAVAVAGFTGPGRAETARSVLVDAAAHLGPPVVGTHEGLAVALVPGDTAVLDAALGRLRPGIGEPGRSGDRLTVGVSRPAALAALTGALHEATHARTLAERRPGSLHVVTAAEVTSHVALLAMVPDDVRRTFAERVLRPVLAYDERNDAGLLETLEAFLDCSGSWSRTAERLHLHVNTVRYRIGRVEELTGRDLGASADRVDVFLALRSR, encoded by the coding sequence ATGCTGCTGCGGGACCTGGTCGGGCGCGCCGACCTCGGGCTCCGGATGCTCCACGGGGACGAGGCCGCGCTCGACCGCCCGGTGCGTTGGGTGTACACGACCGACCTGATCGACCCCGGCCGCTACCTCTCCGGGGGCGAGCTGGTGATCAGCGGCCTGGTGTGGCGGACGTCGGAGGCGGACACCGAGCGCTTCGTCGGCGCGCTCGCGAAGGCCGGGGTGGCGGCGCTGGCCGCCGGGGCCGCGGTCTTCCACGGCATCCCGGACGACGTCGTTCAGGCCTGCCGGCGGCACGGCGTCCCGCTGGTCGCGGTGCCGGAGGAGGTGTCCTTCGCCGCCGTCACCGAGTTCGTCGTCGGGTCGGTGACCGCGGCGCGCGGGGACCGGCTCGCGGTCACGGTCGGCCGGCAGCGGCAGTTGCTCGCCGCCGTCGCCGGCGGGATGGGGCTCGACGCGGTGACGGCCCAGGTCGGCGCCGCGATCGGGCTGACGTGCCGGGTCTTCACGGCCACCGGCCGGGCGCTGGCGGCCGGCCCGGAACCGTTGCCGGAGAGCGAGATCGACCGGGTGGTCGCGGCGTTCCTGACCGCCGAGCGGCTGCCCGCGGTGGTGCCGGGTCCGGGGCCGGTGCGGTCGGTGTTCCCGGTCGGCCCGGCGTCCGAGCTGCGCCCGACGTCGTGGTTCGTCGTGGTCGACGGGGCGCGGCCGGAGTGGGACCAGGAGACGACCGAGACCGTCGGGGAGCTGGTGGCGGTCGCGGCCCTGGACCGGGCCCGGCGCAGCGAGGGCCTGCGGGTCGCGCGGGACATCGCCGACGACGCGATCGCGCTGGTCGCGGAGGGGGCGGGCGAGCGCCCGGAGCTGCCGGTCCGGCTGCGGCAGGCGGGCCTGGACCCGGCGCACCCGCTCGCCGTCGCGGTCGCGGGGTTCACCGGGCCGGGCCGGGCGGAGACGGCGCGCTCCGTGCTGGTCGACGCGGCCGCGCACCTCGGGCCACCGGTCGTCGGGACCCACGAGGGGCTGGCGGTGGCGCTGGTCCCCGGCGACACGGCGGTGCTCGACGCGGCGCTGGGCCGGCTGAGGCCCGGGATCGGGGAGCCGGGCCGCTCGGGCGACCGGCTGACGGTGGGGGTGAGCAGGCCCGCCGCGCTCGCGGCGCTGACGGGGGCCCTGCACGAGGCCACGCACGCGCGGACGCTGGCCGAGCGGCGGCCGGGGTCGCTGCACGTCGTCACAGCGGCGGAGGTGACCTCGCACGTCGCGCTGCTCGCGATGGTGCCGGACGACGTGCGGCGGACCTTCGCCGAGCGCGTGCTGCGCCCGGTGCTCGCCTACGACGAGCGCAACGATGCCGGGCTGCTGGAGACGCTCGAGGCGTTCCTGGACTGCTCGGGGTCGTGGAGCCGGACGGCCGAGCGGCTGCACCTGCACGTCAACACCGTGCGGTACCGGATCGGCCGGGTGGAGGAGCTGACGGGCCGGGACCTGGGCGCCTCCGCCGACCGCGTCGACGTCTTCCTCGCCCTCCGCTCCCGCTGA
- the uraH gene encoding hydroxyisourate hydrolase → MSLSTHVLDATSGGPAVGVPVVLTSGDTEIARAITDADGRARLGETGPGVHTLTFATGDWFAATGRQGFYPEVAVTFTVFDPGRHQHVPLLLSPFAYSTYRGS, encoded by the coding sequence ATGAGCCTCTCGACCCACGTCCTCGACGCCACGTCGGGCGGCCCGGCCGTCGGCGTCCCCGTCGTGCTGACCAGCGGGGACACCGAGATCGCCCGGGCGATCACCGACGCCGACGGCCGCGCCCGGCTCGGGGAGACGGGCCCCGGCGTCCACACGCTGACCTTCGCCACCGGCGACTGGTTCGCGGCCACCGGCCGGCAGGGGTTCTACCCCGAGGTGGCCGTGACCTTCACCGTGTTCGACCCCGGGCGTCACCAGCACGTGCCGCTGCTGCTGTCACCCTTCGCCTACTCGACCTACCGCGGGAGCTGA
- a CDS encoding (2Fe-2S)-binding protein — protein MRIELTVNGTRREADDVWEGESLLYALRERLGLPGSKNACEQGECGSCTVYLDGLPVCSCLVAAGQAQGREVTTVEGLGGAELDPVQQAFVSNGAVQCGFCTPGFLVSTHDLLERNPAPSDPEIREALAGNLCRCTGYEKILDAVRAAAAERAS, from the coding sequence GTGAGGATCGAGCTGACGGTCAACGGCACCCGCCGCGAGGCCGACGACGTCTGGGAGGGCGAGAGCCTGCTGTACGCGCTGCGCGAGCGGCTCGGCCTGCCCGGCTCCAAGAACGCCTGCGAGCAGGGCGAGTGCGGCTCCTGCACCGTCTACCTCGACGGGCTGCCCGTGTGCTCCTGTCTGGTCGCGGCCGGCCAGGCGCAGGGCCGCGAGGTCACCACCGTGGAGGGCCTGGGCGGGGCCGAGCTGGACCCGGTCCAGCAGGCGTTCGTCTCCAACGGTGCGGTGCAGTGCGGCTTCTGCACCCCGGGCTTCCTGGTGAGCACGCACGACCTGCTGGAGCGCAACCCCGCGCCGTCCGACCCGGAGATCCGGGAGGCGCTGGCCGGGAACCTCTGCCGCTGCACCGGCTACGAGAAGATCCTGGACGCCGTCCGGGCGGCCGCCGCGGAGCGTGCGTCGTGA
- the pucL gene encoding factor-independent urate hydroxylase, producing the protein MGIVLGDNSYGKAENRVVRIYRDTPRHEIRDVTVSTALRGDFSAAHLEGDQARVLPTDTQKNTCYAYAKEKGLREIETYALDLGRHFVDDVEPVTGARIAVDEHTWERVPVDGRGHDHTWVRRESEIRTTVVEVDATGATVVSGLKDLVLLKSTGSEFAGFLVDGYTTLAETHDRIMSTSLVATWRYTGTEVEWDKTWSDVRRILLERFATVHSLALQQTLWEMGKAVLQAYPEIAEVSLSAPNKHHFVVDLSPFGLENSGEVFHAADRPYGLIEATVTRD; encoded by the coding sequence ATGGGAATCGTGCTGGGGGACAACAGCTACGGGAAGGCGGAGAACCGCGTCGTGCGGATCTACCGCGACACCCCGCGCCACGAGATCCGCGACGTCACCGTCTCGACGGCGCTGCGCGGGGACTTCTCCGCGGCCCACCTCGAGGGCGACCAGGCCCGGGTGCTGCCGACCGACACGCAGAAGAACACCTGCTACGCGTACGCCAAGGAGAAGGGCCTGCGCGAGATCGAGACCTACGCCCTGGACCTGGGCCGGCACTTCGTCGACGACGTCGAGCCGGTCACGGGTGCGCGGATCGCGGTCGACGAGCACACGTGGGAGCGGGTGCCGGTGGACGGGAGGGGCCACGACCACACCTGGGTCCGCCGCGAGTCGGAGATCCGCACGACGGTCGTGGAGGTCGACGCCACGGGTGCGACCGTGGTGTCCGGGCTGAAGGACCTGGTCCTGCTCAAATCGACCGGCTCGGAGTTCGCCGGGTTCCTGGTCGACGGGTACACCACGCTCGCCGAGACCCACGACCGGATCATGTCGACCTCGCTCGTCGCGACCTGGCGCTACACCGGCACCGAGGTGGAATGGGACAAGACCTGGTCCGACGTCCGGCGGATCCTCCTGGAGCGCTTCGCGACCGTGCACTCGCTCGCCCTGCAGCAGACGCTGTGGGAGATGGGGAAGGCGGTCCTGCAGGCGTATCCGGAGATCGCGGAGGTCTCGCTGTCGGCGCCGAACAAGCACCACTTCGTCGTCGACCTGAGCCCGTTCGGCCTGGAGAACTCGGGCGAGGTCTTCCACGCCGCCGACCGCCCCTACGGCCTGATCGAGGCCACCGTCACCCGGGACTGA
- a CDS encoding FAD binding domain-containing protein codes for MDFLAPTSWAEALETKAAHPDALPVAGGTDVMVELNFDHRRPAALLDLNRVPELRDWSLAEGRIRLGAGVTYARVITELGATLPGLAMAARTVGSPQIRNRGTVGGNLGAASPAGDSHPALLAAFADVEIASVRGTRVVPVADFFTGVKRSVLEPDELIAAVLVTPPAGPQQFSKIGTRNAMVIAVSAFGFALHPHRRAVGTGIGSAAPTPRPAPEAAEFLAGELEAAGLWDSRGPLPEGLAGEFGRRVRDAAAPIDDVRGSAAYRLHALSVMARRTATWAWDQYRTDIRSTA; via the coding sequence ATGGACTTCCTGGCGCCGACCTCCTGGGCAGAGGCCCTCGAGACCAAGGCCGCGCACCCCGACGCCCTGCCCGTGGCGGGCGGCACGGACGTCATGGTCGAGCTCAACTTCGACCACCGCCGCCCCGCCGCCCTGCTGGACCTGAACCGGGTCCCCGAGCTGCGCGACTGGTCCCTGGCCGAGGGCCGGATCCGGCTGGGCGCGGGCGTCACCTACGCCCGCGTGATCACCGAGCTGGGCGCGACGCTGCCGGGCCTGGCGATGGCCGCCCGTACCGTCGGCTCCCCGCAGATCCGCAACCGCGGCACGGTCGGCGGCAACCTCGGCGCAGCCTCGCCCGCCGGCGACAGCCACCCCGCGCTGCTGGCCGCGTTCGCCGACGTGGAGATCGCGTCGGTGCGCGGGACGCGGGTCGTACCCGTCGCAGACTTCTTCACCGGGGTCAAGCGCTCCGTGCTCGAGCCCGACGAGCTGATCGCGGCCGTGCTGGTCACCCCGCCCGCGGGCCCGCAGCAGTTCAGCAAGATCGGCACCCGCAACGCCATGGTGATCGCGGTGTCCGCCTTCGGGTTCGCGCTGCACCCGCACCGGCGGGCCGTCGGCACCGGGATCGGGTCCGCCGCCCCCACGCCCCGGCCCGCCCCCGAGGCCGCGGAGTTCCTGGCCGGCGAGCTCGAGGCCGCCGGGCTGTGGGACTCCCGCGGCCCGCTGCCCGAGGGCCTGGCAGGAGAGTTCGGCCGCCGCGTGCGCGACGCCGCGGCCCCCATCGACGACGTGCGCGGCAGCGCCGCGTACCGCCTGCACGCCCTGTCGGTGATGGCGCGCCGCACCGCCACCTGGGCGTGGGACCAGTACCGCACCGACATCAGGAGCACCGCGTGA
- a CDS encoding endonuclease domain-containing protein: protein MITGRSAAAVRGAAICWPEDPVHVAVPLGMRVDRRTGLLVRRSDLTRDEFAPWKAGLLASPLRMCLDLLVGRPLPDAVADLDQVLRRRLVDRQALTAMLRNRSDNGIVVARQAEALAIGCSDSVPESQMRVHLVLAGLEPVPQHWIEVGGERIALVDLAFPERKLAVEYDGAWRNNEMWALNHDRTRLNQVQAAGWRVVFVTAQLLRTPAEMTNQIRSALAGRPATRIMEP, encoded by the coding sequence GTGATCACCGGTCGGTCCGCCGCGGCAGTGCGGGGCGCCGCGATCTGCTGGCCGGAGGACCCCGTTCACGTCGCCGTACCGCTCGGCATGCGGGTGGACCGGCGTACCGGGTTGCTGGTTCGGCGCAGCGATCTGACTCGTGACGAGTTCGCGCCGTGGAAGGCGGGACTGCTCGCCTCACCGTTGCGGATGTGCCTGGACCTACTGGTCGGGCGCCCTCTACCCGACGCCGTCGCCGACCTCGACCAGGTGCTCAGGCGGCGGTTGGTGGACCGGCAGGCCCTGACCGCGATGCTCCGGAACCGGTCGGACAACGGCATCGTGGTCGCCCGGCAGGCGGAGGCCCTCGCGATCGGCTGCTCCGACTCCGTGCCCGAGTCGCAGATGCGGGTGCACCTCGTCCTCGCCGGTCTGGAGCCGGTCCCCCAACACTGGATCGAGGTCGGCGGCGAGCGGATCGCCCTGGTCGACCTGGCGTTCCCGGAGCGGAAGCTCGCCGTCGAGTACGACGGCGCGTGGCGGAACAACGAGATGTGGGCGTTGAACCACGACCGCACCCGGTTGAACCAGGTGCAGGCCGCCGGCTGGCGCGTCGTCTTTGTCACCGCACAATTACTTCGCACCCCCGCAGAAATGACCAACCAAATCCGGTCAGCCCTAGCCGGCCGCCCCGCGACGCGCATTATGGAGCCATAA
- the uraD gene encoding 2-oxo-4-hydroxy-4-carboxy-5-ureidoimidazoline decarboxylase: MPVRATARTRTRTSWSRRGQEGRRPHPVDEVLPAGKLAVYGVQHVLAFYAGAVIVPILLAGAIGLSERELIHLINADLFTCGIASIIQSVGFWKVGVRLPLLQGVTFTAVSPMIAIGLAAGGGTDGLLVIYGAVIVAGLVTFLIAPWFSRLIRFFPPVVTGTVITIIGLALLPVAALDAVGGGTATDPTSGRNLAYALGTLAVIVVIQRVFRGFTATVAVLIGLVLGTAVAWTLGDATFSAVGESAWLGVTTPFYFGWPKFGAAAIVSMIVVMLITAVETTGDVFATGEIVDKRVGKEDVARALRADGLATTIGGVLNSFPYTCFAENVGLVRLTRVKSRYVVAAAGVFMILIGLVPKAGAVVAGIPHPVLGGAALAMFATVAVVGFQTLSRVDFHDHRNVVIVGTSVGLAMFVTAQPDVAKALPGWAQIIFGSGITLGSITAIVLNIVFHHVGRDFGPAVAGAPGTPTVRLDQVNRMSREEFVAAFGRLFQGPTDVVAGAYDRKPFADTGALRAAFQEALFAAPREEQRALMAAYPDLGGDLVADGDAGEDSRHDQASAGLTRLSDDDRTDFADLAAAYRERFGIPLIVCVRDAPAREAILHEGRRRLGNSPAQEHAAALIEIAKVANRRFADLVAEANPISTARAGAFGAGQR, translated from the coding sequence GTGCCCGTGCGCGCTACCGCCCGAACCCGAACACGCACGTCCTGGTCCCGACGCGGCCAGGAGGGCCGCCGGCCCCACCCCGTCGACGAGGTCCTCCCCGCCGGCAAGCTCGCCGTCTACGGCGTCCAGCACGTGCTGGCCTTCTACGCGGGTGCGGTCATCGTGCCGATCCTGCTGGCCGGTGCGATCGGGCTGTCCGAGCGCGAGCTCATCCACCTGATCAACGCCGACCTGTTCACCTGCGGCATCGCCTCGATCATCCAGTCCGTCGGGTTCTGGAAGGTCGGGGTGCGGCTGCCGCTGCTGCAGGGCGTCACGTTCACCGCGGTGTCCCCGATGATCGCGATCGGTCTCGCCGCCGGCGGCGGGACGGACGGCCTACTGGTCATCTACGGCGCCGTGATCGTCGCCGGGCTGGTCACGTTCCTGATCGCCCCGTGGTTCAGCAGGTTGATCCGGTTCTTCCCGCCGGTCGTCACCGGCACGGTGATCACGATCATCGGCCTGGCCCTGCTACCCGTCGCCGCGCTCGACGCGGTTGGCGGCGGCACCGCCACCGACCCGACGAGCGGGCGGAACCTGGCCTACGCGCTCGGCACCTTGGCCGTCATCGTGGTGATCCAGCGGGTCTTCCGCGGGTTCACGGCCACCGTGGCGGTGCTGATCGGCCTGGTCCTGGGGACGGCGGTGGCGTGGACGCTCGGCGACGCGACCTTCTCCGCCGTCGGCGAGTCGGCCTGGCTGGGGGTGACGACGCCGTTCTACTTCGGCTGGCCCAAGTTCGGCGCGGCCGCGATCGTCTCGATGATCGTGGTCATGCTGATCACCGCGGTGGAGACCACCGGCGACGTGTTCGCGACCGGCGAGATCGTGGACAAGCGCGTCGGCAAGGAGGACGTCGCCCGCGCCCTGCGCGCCGACGGCCTGGCCACCACGATCGGCGGCGTCCTGAACTCCTTCCCGTACACCTGTTTCGCCGAGAACGTCGGCCTGGTCCGGCTGACCCGGGTCAAGAGTCGGTACGTGGTGGCCGCGGCCGGCGTGTTCATGATCCTCATCGGGCTGGTGCCGAAGGCGGGCGCGGTCGTCGCAGGCATCCCGCACCCGGTGCTCGGAGGTGCGGCGCTGGCCATGTTCGCGACCGTGGCGGTCGTCGGCTTCCAGACGCTCTCCCGGGTCGACTTCCACGACCACCGCAACGTCGTGATCGTCGGGACCAGCGTCGGGCTCGCCATGTTCGTGACCGCGCAGCCCGACGTCGCGAAGGCCCTGCCCGGCTGGGCGCAGATCATCTTCGGCTCCGGGATCACCCTGGGCAGCATCACCGCGATCGTGCTCAACATCGTGTTCCACCACGTGGGCCGGGACTTCGGACCGGCCGTCGCGGGCGCCCCCGGTACACCGACGGTGCGGCTCGACCAGGTCAACCGGATGAGCCGGGAGGAGTTCGTCGCCGCCTTCGGACGCCTGTTCCAGGGCCCGACGGACGTGGTCGCCGGGGCGTACGACCGCAAGCCCTTCGCCGACACCGGGGCGCTGCGGGCCGCGTTCCAGGAGGCCCTGTTCGCCGCGCCCCGCGAGGAGCAGCGCGCGCTGATGGCGGCCTACCCGGACCTCGGCGGCGACCTCGTGGCCGACGGCGACGCGGGCGAGGACTCCCGCCACGACCAGGCGTCGGCGGGCCTGACCAGGCTCTCCGACGACGACCGCACCGACTTCGCCGACCTCGCCGCGGCCTACCGCGAGCGGTTCGGGATCCCGCTGATCGTGTGCGTCCGGGACGCCCCGGCGCGCGAGGCGATCCTGCACGAGGGCAGACGGCGGCTGGGGAACTCGCCGGCGCAGGAGCACGCTGCCGCACTGATCGAGATCGCGAAGGTGGCCAACCGGCGCTTCGCCGACCTGGTCGCCGAGGCCAACCCGATCAGCACCGCGCGTGCGGGCGCGTTCGGGGCGGGGCAGCGGTGA